One genomic region from Leifsonia sp. Root1293 encodes:
- the cydC gene encoding thiol reductant ABC exporter subunit CydC → MSERTRAVLQSAQPPARRFVPGVLVGALSAGSAVALLACSAWLIARAAEQPSIVYISLAVVGVRAFAIARGAFRYLERLVTHDAALRQLTRLRVELLERLVPLAPDGMKAIGRGDLLTRFSRDVDELQNLPLRVLQPALVAAVTALGSVAFLWTISSAAAVALACCLAVAFIAGTVLHSAVSSRADAAIAPRRGAVNAALVDLLSALDTLIAYGAVDASLQRVSAADVALRRAETRAAVGAGLSSAVVSLAAGAATLAGVLIAVPALRTGSLEGPELAVIVLVPLAVFEVCSMLPAAVGAWRSVRSSAERVASAVPEIAPRELPVDDTGARAVVPGTDVTISLRGLAAHWPDGGGSVGPLDLVVRPGERLLVRGGSGAGKTTLAHALVRLLDYEGSYTLGGVEANRLQQDGIRTVIGLCEQQPWIFDATLRDNLVFARETATDAELTAVLSRVGLADWAASRSGLATALGEHGSRVSGGQAQRIALARALLADFPVLVLDEPTANVDADRADEVLRDLLAAASSDGRTVILISHGAVPADLVDRTVTLVDGRIPA, encoded by the coding sequence GTGTCTGAGCGCACTCGCGCCGTGCTGCAGTCGGCGCAGCCGCCGGCGCGACGATTCGTCCCCGGCGTTCTCGTGGGAGCTCTGAGCGCCGGGTCGGCCGTCGCCCTCCTCGCGTGCTCCGCCTGGCTCATCGCGCGTGCTGCCGAGCAGCCGTCGATCGTCTACATCTCGCTCGCCGTCGTCGGCGTGCGAGCCTTCGCCATCGCGCGAGGAGCGTTCCGCTATCTCGAGCGGCTCGTCACCCACGATGCCGCACTCCGGCAACTCACCCGATTGCGGGTGGAGCTGCTGGAGCGTCTGGTTCCGCTCGCGCCGGACGGCATGAAGGCGATCGGGCGCGGCGACCTGCTCACGAGGTTCTCCCGCGATGTCGACGAGCTGCAGAACCTGCCGCTGCGGGTGCTGCAGCCGGCCCTCGTGGCCGCGGTGACGGCGCTCGGCAGCGTGGCATTCCTGTGGACCATCAGCTCTGCAGCCGCCGTGGCTCTCGCCTGCTGCCTCGCTGTGGCCTTCATCGCGGGCACCGTGCTGCACTCCGCGGTCTCGTCCCGCGCCGATGCGGCCATAGCTCCCCGTCGAGGAGCTGTGAACGCGGCGCTCGTCGACCTGTTGTCTGCACTCGACACCCTCATCGCCTATGGCGCTGTCGATGCGAGCCTCCAGAGGGTGTCGGCAGCGGATGTTGCCCTCCGTCGGGCGGAGACCCGGGCGGCGGTCGGGGCCGGACTCTCCTCAGCGGTGGTGTCGCTCGCCGCCGGGGCTGCGACCCTGGCCGGTGTGCTCATCGCCGTTCCCGCCCTGCGCACCGGAAGCCTCGAGGGTCCGGAGCTGGCGGTCATCGTGCTGGTGCCCCTCGCCGTCTTCGAGGTCTGCTCGATGCTCCCCGCCGCCGTCGGGGCGTGGCGGTCGGTCCGTTCCAGTGCCGAGAGGGTGGCGTCGGCCGTGCCGGAGATCGCGCCCCGTGAGCTGCCGGTCGACGACACCGGTGCTCGCGCGGTGGTCCCCGGAACCGACGTCACCATCAGCCTGCGCGGGCTCGCCGCGCACTGGCCGGACGGCGGCGGTTCCGTGGGGCCGCTCGACCTCGTGGTGCGTCCGGGCGAACGGTTGCTTGTGCGCGGCGGCAGTGGCGCCGGAAAGACGACGCTCGCGCATGCCCTCGTGCGGCTGCTCGACTACGAGGGCTCGTACACGCTGGGCGGGGTCGAGGCGAACCGGCTGCAGCAGGACGGCATCCGTACCGTGATCGGATTGTGCGAGCAGCAGCCGTGGATCTTCGACGCGACGCTTCGCGACAATCTCGTCTTCGCGCGGGAGACGGCGACAGACGCCGAGCTCACGGCCGTGCTCTCTCGCGTCGGTCTCGCCGACTGGGCGGCCTCCCGCAGCGGGCTGGCCACGGCCCTCGGCGAGCACGGGTCGCGCGTATCCGGTGGACAGGCGCAGCGCATCGCCCTCGCACGCGCCCTGCTGGCCGACTTCCCGGTTCTCGTGCTCGACGAGCCGACGGCCAACGTCGACGCCGACCGCGCCGATGAGGTGCTGCGCGACCTGCTGG